Proteins encoded together in one Carya illinoinensis cultivar Pawnee chromosome 3, C.illinoinensisPawnee_v1, whole genome shotgun sequence window:
- the LOC122303568 gene encoding prostatic spermine-binding protein-like has translation MEAKHGSVVAMLGYGALMCAGEALGTLLVSVLLKTLLSSTLQDPNIKGDQCTQYQDNLVDADGDDGNEDDEEDDNDGDGGLEEGEDELSSEDGEYGSNPNNNKSNSKKGPDGGAGAGGAEENGEDEEDDEEDGDDQDEDEDDDEDDDEDEDGGEEEEDEGVEEEEENEEEEDEDEEALQPPKKRKK, from the exons ATGGAGGCGAAGCATGGTTCAGTGGTAGCTATGCTTGGTTATGGCGCGCTAATGTGCGCCGGGGAGGCTTTAGGGACCTTGCTGGTCTCCGTTCTGCTGAAAACCCTGCTCTCCTCTACG CTTCAGGATCCTAACATCAAAGGAGATCAATGCACCCAATACCAAGACAATCTGGTTGATGCTGATGGAGACGATGGCAATGAAGATGACGAGGAAGATGATAATGATGGTGATGGTGGGCTTGAAGAAGGCGAAGACGAGCTGTCGTCTGAAGATGGAGAATATGGTAGCAACCCCAACAACAATAAGAGTAACTCAAAGAAAGGTCCAGATGGTGGTGCAGGTGCAGGTGGAGCAGAGGAGAACGGAGAAGATGAAGAggatgatgaagaagatggtGATGACCAGGATGAAGATGAAGACGATGATGAAGATGACGACGAGGATGAGGATGGtggtgaagaggaagaggatgaaggggtagaggaagaagaagaaaatgaggaagaggaggacgAAGATGAGGAAGCACTCCAGCCcccaaagaagaggaagaagtga
- the LOC122303567 gene encoding UBP1-associated protein 2B-like: protein MAKTPKTKKRRLVKKFKKDDLQQEVDTTSTSNKKPKTEKPRKPQPRPPPPQQQSLNTDSDSDSDSDSLPNLLELFSKGQLIDLISSTALQLPSLSRLVRQVADRDVSHRKIFVHGLGWDTTRQTLLSAFEPFGEIEDCTLVTDKVSGKAKGYAFVLFKTRKSAQEALKNPTKKIGNRLASWQLASVGPGAPLQSQDVAARRIYVNNVPADTDAELLRQFFAKFGEIEAGPFGFDQNTGRSRGFALFVYKSETGAKKVLEEPFRTFQGHRLHCQKATDGKGKNLVQGHVAAQPPLQAQRAPVLAAAQNSSLFGQHLNLNPLYSGFIPSPEAGFLAPAGVLNPSVTTTQLGGNQSFFGAHGVSGVGLQHLYPNMQVGQPSAGRNQGGGGSISGYPSYM from the exons ATGGCGAAGACACCCAAAACCAAAAAGCGAAGGCttgtaaaaaaattcaagaaagacGATCTACAACAAGAAGTCGAtaccacctccacctccaacaaaaaacccaaaaccGAAAAGCCCCGGAAACCCCAACCCcggccaccaccaccacaacaaCAATCCCTAAACACtgattccgattccgactccgactccgactccctCCCCAACCTCCTGGAGCTCTTCTCCAAAGGCCAGCTTATCGACCTCATCTCCAGCACCGCCCTTCAGCTCCCCTCACTCTCCCGCCTCGTTCGCCAGGTGGCCGACCGCGACGTCTCTCACCGCAAGATCTTCGTACATGGCCTTGGCTGGGACACCACTCGCCAGACATTACTCTCTGCCTTTGAGCCTTTTGGAGAGATAGAGGACTGCACCCTCGTCACGGACAAGGTCAGTGGAAAAGCCAAGGGATATGCCTTCGTCTTATTCAAGACCCGGAAGAGCGCCCAAGAGGCTCTCAAGAACCCTACGAAGAAGATCGGCAACAGACTCGCCTCGTGGCAGCTGGCTTCCGTGGGCCCTGGGGCACCATTGCAGTCCCAGGACGTTGCGGCGCGAAGGATTTACGTGAACAACGTGCCGGCCGATACGGACGCCGAGTTATTGAGACAATTCTTCGCAAAATTCGGGGAGATCGAGGCGGGTCCATTTGGGTTCGATCAGAACACCGGAAGATCCAGAGGCTTTGCGTTGTTCGTGTATAAGAGCGAGACCGGTGCCAAGAAGGTTCTGGAAGAGCCGTTTAGAACATTTCAAGGGCACCGATTGCATTGCCAGAAGGCAACCGATGGGAAGGGCAAGAATCTGGTGCAGGGGCATGTGGCGGCACAACCACCGTTACAAGCGCAGCGAGCACCGGTTTTGGCAGCGGCACAGAATTCGTCGCTGTTTGGGCAGCATCTGAACCTGAACCCATTGTACAGCGGGTTCATTCCGAGTCCAGAAGCCGGGTTCTTGGCACCTGCAGGGGTGTTGAACCCGAGCGTGACGACCACCCAGTTAGGGGGAAATCAGTCTTTCTTCGGGGCCCACGGCGTGTCAGGTGTGGGTCTGCAGCACTTGTATCCAAACATGCAGGTGGGACAGCCGAGTGCCGGTAGGAATCAGGGCGGTGGTGGCTCTATCAGTGGATACCCTTCATATATGTG A